One part of the Candidatus Rokuibacteriota bacterium genome encodes these proteins:
- the nusG gene encoding transcription termination/antitermination protein NusG: MSDEVTTARSSDKQWFVVHTYSGFENKVAAGIEQRAKIFGLQEQITRIVVPTEKVVEIRNKQKRETEQKFFPGYVLVEMELTDETWHLVRSTPKVTGFVGSGAKPVPLPQAEVEEILRQMEEGAEKPKPKSIFQRGDKVRVIEGPFVNFTGAIDDLNLERGKLKVMVAIFGRLTPVELEYYQVERL, translated from the coding sequence ATGAGCGACGAAGTCACGACCGCGCGATCGTCGGACAAGCAGTGGTTCGTGGTCCATACGTATTCCGGTTTCGAGAACAAGGTCGCCGCGGGCATCGAGCAGCGGGCGAAGATCTTCGGCCTCCAGGAGCAAATCACGCGCATCGTGGTGCCGACGGAGAAGGTGGTCGAGATCCGGAACAAGCAGAAGCGTGAGACCGAACAGAAGTTCTTCCCGGGGTACGTCCTGGTGGAGATGGAGCTCACCGACGAAACGTGGCACTTGGTCCGGAGCACGCCCAAGGTGACCGGCTTCGTCGGGTCCGGAGCCAAACCGGTCCCGCTGCCGCAGGCGGAGGTGGAGGAAATCCTCCGCCAGATGGAGGAGGGGGCCGAGAAACCGAAGCCCAAGTCGATCTTCCAGCGGGGCGACAAGGTGCGCGTCATCGAGGGCCCGTTCGTGAACTTCACCGGCGCCATCGATGACCTCAACCTCGAGCGTGGGAAGCTGAAGGTCATGGTCGCCATCTTCGGCCGGCTGACCCCGGTGGAGCTGGAGTACTACCAGGTGGAGCGACTTTGA
- the secE gene encoding preprotein translocase subunit SecE — protein MEYLTRIREFFREVSAEFRKVVWPGRFQIVNSTAVVLVVVVMIALFLFFVDIGLSRVAEVVLR, from the coding sequence ATGGAGTACCTGACACGGATCCGGGAGTTTTTCAGAGAGGTGAGTGCCGAGTTCAGGAAGGTAGTCTGGCCCGGCCGCTTCCAGATCGTGAACTCGACCGCGGTGGTGCTGGTGGTCGTGGTCATGATCGCGCTGTTCCTGTTCTTCGTGGATATCGGCCTGTCGCGAGTGGCGGAAGTGGTCCTGCGATGA